The proteins below come from a single Streptomyces sp. M92 genomic window:
- a CDS encoding sugar kinase: MTGSLPHQAGPPDEPAPGGEDRRHMIRRRSLTLLIIVLLIGIPAGYLVISANQSRDSGREKEAKYAATGMTRGWPSKLQRRIYEVPVPLPAKKMAYYETNNWKTSRLYVQFETSEAGLDAFLAGLGVDRDTLKKDKIAISDRAQRVTGWDFGRSGPWWGLVNEQPNPAPTQDVMVNMKNPDYPMVYVVSRTVP; this comes from the coding sequence GTGACGGGCTCCCTGCCCCACCAGGCCGGACCCCCGGACGAGCCCGCGCCAGGGGGTGAGGACCGCCGGCACATGATCCGCCGCCGGTCGCTCACCCTGCTCATCATCGTGCTGCTCATCGGCATCCCGGCGGGCTACCTCGTGATCTCCGCCAACCAGAGCCGCGACAGCGGCAGGGAGAAGGAGGCGAAGTACGCGGCGACCGGCATGACCCGTGGCTGGCCTTCCAAGCTGCAGCGTCGCATCTACGAGGTGCCCGTCCCGCTGCCGGCCAAGAAGATGGCGTACTACGAGACGAACAACTGGAAGACCAGCCGCCTCTACGTCCAGTTCGAGACGAGCGAGGCCGGTCTCGACGCCTTCCTGGCGGGACTCGGCGTCGACCGGGACACGCTGAAGAAGGACAAGATCGCCATCAGCGACCGCGCCCAGCGGGTCACCGGCTGGGACTTCGGCCGGTCCGGCCCGTGGTGGGGCCTGGTGAACGAGCAACCGAACCCGGCGCCCACCCAGGACGTCATGGTGAACATGAAGAACCCGGACTATCCGATGGTGTACGTCGTCTCGCGCACGGTGCCCTGA
- a CDS encoding thioesterase family protein — protein MTKLPLLHSTVRPDWIDYNGHMSEAFYVLVFGHATDALMIETGLDSGYRESTGCSLYTVESHIRFLRDVPEGAHLAIRTRVLGGAARKARFTHEMYVVSGPESEPTPDAAPVATTELLAVHVDQQAGRAAEFPDAVRHRFTELTEPAPQWAGRSIGAVA, from the coding sequence ATGACGAAGCTCCCTCTGCTCCACAGCACGGTCCGCCCGGATTGGATCGACTACAACGGTCACATGAGCGAGGCCTTCTACGTCCTCGTCTTCGGCCACGCCACGGACGCGCTGATGATCGAGACGGGCCTGGACTCCGGCTACCGCGAGTCCACGGGCTGCTCCCTCTACACGGTCGAGTCCCACATCCGCTTCCTCCGGGACGTGCCCGAGGGCGCCCATCTGGCCATCCGCACGCGCGTGCTGGGAGGGGCGGCGCGCAAGGCACGCTTCACGCACGAGATGTACGTGGTGTCCGGACCGGAGTCGGAGCCGACGCCCGACGCCGCGCCGGTGGCGACGACGGAACTGCTCGCGGTCCACGTCGACCAGCAGGCGGGCCGGGCGGCCGAGTTCCCGGACGCGGTCCGGCACCGCTTCACGGAGCTGACCGAACCGGCTCCTCAGTGGGCGGGCCGCTCGATCGGCGCCGTGGCCTGA
- a CDS encoding ABC transporter permease: protein MSAAQVKEADTDERILHASPLRKLLGRPELGSVVGAIAVFVFFAFFADSFLRATSLSTVLYAASTIGIMAVPVALLMIGGEFDLSAGVMVTSSALVSSMFSYQMTANVWVGVGVSLLVTLAIGAFNGFMLTRTKLPSFIITLGTFLMLTGMNLGFTKLIDGTVSTKTIADMEGFDSAREVFASTITVGGVGFKVTILWWLALVAVASWILLRTRAGNWIFAVGGNKDAARAVGVPVAKTKIGLYMGVGLGAWIAGQHLLFSYDVVQSGEGVGNELIYIIAAVIGGCLITGGYGSAVGSAVGALIFGMTSKGIVFAEWNPDWFKFFLGAMLLLATLLNAWVRKRAEATK from the coding sequence ATGAGCGCCGCGCAGGTCAAGGAAGCCGACACTGACGAAAGGATTCTGCACGCCTCTCCGCTGCGGAAGCTCCTGGGCCGCCCCGAGCTGGGCTCCGTCGTCGGCGCGATCGCGGTCTTCGTCTTCTTCGCCTTCTTCGCCGACAGCTTCCTGCGCGCCACCAGCCTCAGCACGGTCCTCTACGCCGCCTCGACGATCGGCATCATGGCCGTGCCGGTGGCGCTGCTGATGATCGGCGGCGAGTTCGACCTGTCCGCGGGCGTCATGGTCACCTCCTCGGCCCTGGTGTCCTCGATGTTCAGCTACCAGATGACCGCCAACGTCTGGGTCGGCGTCGGCGTCTCCCTGCTGGTCACCCTGGCGATCGGCGCCTTCAACGGCTTCATGCTCACCCGTACGAAACTGCCCAGCTTCATCATCACGCTGGGCACCTTCCTCATGTTGACCGGCATGAACCTGGGCTTCACCAAGCTCATCGACGGCACCGTCTCCACCAAGACGATCGCCGACATGGAGGGCTTCGACTCCGCCCGCGAGGTCTTTGCCTCCACGATCACCGTCGGCGGCGTGGGCTTCAAGGTCACCATCCTGTGGTGGCTGGCCCTGGTCGCCGTCGCCAGCTGGATCCTGCTGCGCACCCGTGCCGGCAACTGGATCTTCGCGGTCGGCGGCAACAAGGACGCCGCCCGCGCGGTGGGCGTCCCGGTCGCCAAGACCAAGATCGGCCTCTACATGGGCGTCGGCCTCGGCGCCTGGATCGCGGGCCAGCACCTGCTGTTCTCCTACGACGTCGTCCAGTCCGGCGAGGGCGTGGGCAACGAGCTGATCTACATCATCGCGGCCGTCATCGGCGGCTGCCTGATCACCGGCGGCTACGGCAGCGCGGTCGGCTCGGCGGTCGGCGCGCTCATCTTCGGCATGACCAGCAAGGGCATCGTCTTCGCCGAGTGGAACCCCGACTGGTTCAAGTTCTTCCTCGGAGCGATGCTGCTCCTCGCGACCCTGCTCAACGCCTGGGTCCGCAAGCGCGCGGAGGCCACCAAGTGA
- a CDS encoding myo-inositol degradation transcriptional regulator, producing MSLDLSVDRSSPVPLYFQLSQQLEAAIEHGELTPGSLLGNEIELAARLGLSRPTVRQAIQSLVDKGLLVRRRGVGTQVVHSKVKRPLELSSLYDDLEAAGQRPATKVLVNTVVPATAEVAAALGVAEESDVHRVERLRLAHGEPMAYLCNHLPPGLVDLDTGQLEATGLYRLMRAAGITLHSARQSIGARAATADEAERLGEHEGAPLLTMERTTFDDTGRAVEFGTHTYRPSRYSFEFQLLVRS from the coding sequence GTGTCGCTGGACCTCAGCGTGGACCGCAGCAGCCCCGTGCCGCTGTACTTCCAGCTGTCGCAGCAGCTCGAGGCGGCGATCGAGCACGGTGAGCTGACCCCCGGCAGCCTGCTGGGCAACGAGATCGAGCTCGCCGCGCGGCTCGGCCTGTCCCGGCCCACGGTCCGCCAGGCCATCCAGTCGCTGGTCGACAAGGGCCTGCTGGTGCGCCGCCGCGGCGTCGGCACCCAGGTGGTGCACAGCAAGGTCAAGCGTCCGCTGGAACTGAGCAGCCTCTACGACGACCTGGAGGCGGCGGGGCAGCGTCCGGCCACGAAAGTCCTGGTCAACACGGTCGTCCCCGCGACCGCCGAGGTCGCCGCCGCGCTCGGCGTCGCCGAGGAGAGTGACGTGCACCGCGTCGAGCGGCTGCGGCTGGCGCACGGGGAGCCGATGGCGTACCTGTGCAACCACCTGCCGCCCGGCCTCGTCGACCTGGACACCGGGCAGCTGGAGGCCACCGGCCTGTACCGGCTGATGCGGGCCGCCGGCATCACCCTGCACAGCGCCCGCCAGTCCATCGGCGCCCGCGCCGCGACCGCGGACGAGGCCGAGCGGCTCGGTGAGCACGAGGGTGCCCCGCTGCTGACCATGGAACGCACCACGTTCGACGACACGGGGCGCGCGGTCGAGTTCGGCACCCACACCTACCGGCCGTCCCGCTACTCCTTCGAGTTCCAGCTGCTCGTACGCTCCTGA
- a CDS encoding ATP-binding cassette domain-containing protein: MTQTDTRAALVELSGVSKSYGNVRALEGVSLEVHAGEITCVLGDNGAGKSTLIKIIAGLHQHDGGTLALDGEETRLSSPREALDRGIATVYQDLAVVPLMPVWRNFFLGSEPRKGVAPFKRMDVDHMRRTTRAELLRMGIDLRDVDQPIGTLSGGERQCVAIARAVHFGAKVLVLDEPTAALGVKQSGVVLKYVAAARDQGLGVVLITHNPHHAYLVGDRFVLLKRGTMVGAYTREGITLDELTTQMAGGTELDDLRHELQRTQGRGERRE, from the coding sequence GTGACGCAGACCGATACCCGCGCGGCGCTCGTCGAGCTGTCCGGCGTCAGCAAGAGCTACGGCAACGTCCGCGCCCTCGAAGGGGTGTCCCTGGAGGTCCACGCCGGTGAGATCACCTGCGTGCTGGGCGACAACGGCGCCGGCAAGTCGACGCTCATCAAGATCATCGCCGGTCTGCACCAGCACGACGGCGGCACGCTCGCCCTCGACGGCGAGGAGACCCGCCTCTCCTCCCCGCGTGAGGCACTGGACCGCGGCATCGCCACCGTCTACCAGGACCTGGCCGTCGTCCCGCTCATGCCGGTCTGGCGCAACTTCTTCCTCGGCTCCGAGCCGCGCAAGGGCGTGGCGCCCTTCAAGCGCATGGACGTCGACCACATGCGCCGCACCACCCGCGCGGAACTCCTGCGCATGGGCATCGACCTGCGCGACGTGGACCAGCCCATCGGCACCCTCTCCGGCGGCGAGCGCCAGTGCGTGGCGATCGCCCGCGCGGTGCACTTCGGCGCGAAGGTGCTCGTCCTCGACGAACCGACGGCCGCGCTGGGCGTGAAGCAGTCGGGAGTGGTCCTCAAGTACGTGGCGGCGGCACGCGACCAGGGCCTGGGTGTCGTGCTGATCACCCACAACCCGCACCACGCGTACCTGGTGGGGGACCGGTTCGTGCTGCTGAAGCGCGGAACGATGGTGGGCGCGTATACGCGTGAAGGCATCACCCTGGACGAGCTGACGACGCAGATGGCAGGCGGAACGGAGCTGGACGATCTACGCCACGAGCTCCAGCGGACCCAGGGGCGCGGGGAACGGCGCGAGTGA
- a CDS encoding SWIM zinc finger family protein — MTPRPADEARRALREAREGGEATRTITTADTDTDADAVAATGTGEHAAAHDPARQRDGNPRSQPQSDAQLGKGVRTGPRPGDIARQALRNARVPGGTAERPDAAPDGPPGPPRSRGTEADRPEEVTRPAQPPTADTATATTPGNGSGRAAEGRPADVAREALRAARRRPAPDPAAKETATSRRSAGPARAPRRTAGTGTAAARARAVRDFAAGAFRLPAEADAAGEGTSPEETATSVELPRADGPAGVASKGSAQAQASSSGPPTPLPSSYDPAPRRHPSAPGPERAPTVPDGPPYRPARPAPRRIPHREARGDAFPTPPPEPPARPRTPRSMAAPDRDGELRRTFPALPPRSSAEDGFATTWWGNAWVTALEEGALDTARLLRGRGYAERGNVDAITVTPGLVLAYVQGSRPRPYRVQVRLRTLHDTDWERFLDAAVERTGHIAALLDKELPHSLADCGVPLLPGPGDLVPQCSCPDSGHPCKHAAALCYQTARLLDADPFVLLLLRGRGERTLLDDLSRANAARTARAAQDRGPAPLPGVRATEALAARTPPPLPAPLPAPPHPEQPPAYPAAPGGPDPFALDQLATDAAARAHVLLTTGRDPVGGLTLWQDAVRLAAARPGSGLTAGTRALYASLAGAAGRDTAELARAVAAWRQGGLDGLDVLEEAWDPPAGRFDRARPLLLAADLPAFRPWRNRLTHPQGHVQLRLGRTGLWYAYESEPGRDDWWPRGTPDLDPVGALTGLGASGDL; from the coding sequence ATGACCCCCCGCCCCGCCGACGAGGCCCGCCGCGCCCTGCGGGAAGCACGCGAGGGTGGTGAGGCGACCCGGACCATCACCACCGCCGACACGGACACGGACGCCGACGCGGTTGCCGCAACGGGTACGGGCGAGCACGCGGCGGCCCACGATCCGGCCCGGCAGCGGGACGGGAATCCCCGTTCCCAGCCCCAGTCCGACGCCCAGCTCGGAAAGGGGGTGCGCACCGGGCCGCGCCCCGGGGACATCGCACGCCAGGCACTGCGCAACGCCCGCGTCCCGGGCGGCACCGCAGAGCGACCGGACGCCGCCCCCGACGGCCCGCCTGGCCCACCCCGCAGCCGGGGAACGGAAGCGGACCGGCCCGAAGAGGTGACCCGGCCCGCCCAGCCGCCCACCGCGGACACGGCGACCGCCACCACACCGGGGAACGGCTCCGGCCGCGCGGCGGAAGGCCGGCCCGCGGACGTGGCGCGTGAGGCGCTGCGGGCGGCTCGGCGGCGGCCGGCGCCGGACCCGGCGGCCAAGGAGACGGCGACGTCACGACGGTCGGCCGGCCCGGCCCGTGCTCCGCGGCGGACCGCCGGCACGGGCACCGCCGCCGCCCGTGCTCGTGCCGTAAGGGACTTCGCCGCGGGCGCCTTCCGGCTGCCTGCGGAGGCCGACGCCGCTGGGGAGGGCACGTCCCCCGAGGAGACGGCGACCTCGGTGGAGCTCCCGCGCGCCGACGGGCCCGCCGGCGTCGCTTCAAAGGGCTCCGCGCAGGCGCAGGCTTCTTCGTCCGGTCCACCGACCCCGCTCCCCTCGTCGTACGACCCCGCGCCACGACGGCACCCGTCGGCACCGGGCCCGGAGCGCGCCCCGACGGTGCCGGACGGCCCGCCGTACCGGCCTGCGCGCCCGGCCCCGCGCCGGATCCCGCACCGAGAGGCGCGGGGCGACGCGTTCCCCACCCCGCCCCCCGAGCCACCCGCGCGGCCCCGCACACCGCGCTCCATGGCCGCCCCGGACCGGGACGGCGAGCTGCGCCGCACCTTCCCCGCCCTGCCGCCCCGGTCGTCGGCGGAGGACGGCTTCGCCACTACCTGGTGGGGCAATGCCTGGGTGACCGCTCTGGAGGAGGGCGCCCTGGACACCGCTCGGCTTCTGCGGGGGCGCGGGTACGCCGAGCGGGGCAACGTCGACGCGATCACCGTGACCCCCGGCCTGGTCCTCGCCTACGTGCAGGGCAGCCGTCCCCGCCCGTACCGGGTCCAGGTGCGGTTGCGCACGCTCCACGACACCGACTGGGAGCGGTTCCTGGACGCCGCCGTCGAACGGACCGGGCACATCGCCGCCCTGCTCGACAAGGAGCTGCCGCACTCCCTGGCCGACTGCGGCGTCCCCCTGCTCCCCGGTCCCGGCGATCTCGTCCCGCAGTGCAGCTGCCCCGACTCCGGGCACCCCTGCAAGCACGCCGCGGCGCTCTGCTACCAGACGGCGCGCCTGCTCGACGCCGACCCCTTCGTCCTGCTCCTGCTGCGCGGCCGGGGCGAACGCACCCTGCTCGACGACCTGTCCCGGGCAAACGCGGCCCGTACCGCACGCGCGGCCCAGGACCGGGGACCGGCGCCGCTGCCCGGCGTGCGCGCCACCGAGGCCCTGGCGGCGCGCACGCCGCCGCCCCTCCCGGCGCCACTGCCCGCGCCCCCGCATCCCGAACAGCCCCCGGCCTACCCGGCGGCCCCGGGCGGTCCGGACCCCTTCGCGCTGGACCAACTGGCCACCGACGCCGCCGCCCGTGCCCACGTACTGCTCACCACGGGCCGTGACCCGGTCGGTGGGCTGACGCTGTGGCAGGACGCCGTCCGACTCGCCGCGGCCCGCCCCGGCTCCGGCCTCACCGCAGGCACCCGGGCGCTGTACGCGTCCCTCGCCGGAGCCGCCGGACGGGACACGGCGGAGCTGGCCCGTGCCGTGGCCGCCTGGCGCCAAGGCGGACTCGACGGCCTGGACGTCCTGGAGGAGGCCTGGGACCCGCCGGCCGGCCGCTTCGACCGCGCCCGCCCCCTGCTGCTCGCCGCCGACCTCCCCGCCTTCCGCCCCTGGCGCAACCGCCTCACCCACCCCCAGGGCCACGTCCAGCTCCGGCTCGGCCGCACCGGGCTCTGGTACGCCTACGAGTCGGAGCCGGGCCGCGACGACTGGTGGCCGCGCGGCACCCCGGACCTCGACCCGGTCGGCGCGCTGACCGGCCTGGGCGCGTCCGGTGACCTCTGA
- a CDS encoding sugar ABC transporter substrate-binding protein, producing the protein MARFRTWVGIALAGALSLSLAGCSSTGGKRAEDARKAASAQGKAAVNTPRWTFAMITHSGDGDTFWDIVQSGAEQAAVKDNINFLYSHDDEAQQQAQLVNAAIDKKVDGIIVTLAKPAAMKSALDRAHKAGIPVITVNSGSAESKEFGALTHVGQDETIAGEAVGEELNERGREKAVCVLHEQGNVGHEQRCDGLEKTFDGTVQRLYVNGTSMPDVQSAIEAKLQTDKSLDAVVTLGAPYAATAVKAKQSAGSEAEIDTFDLNAKVAAGLEDGSLGFAVDQQPYLQGYEAVDLLWLYKYNADVLGGGRPVLTGPQIITKDDAAELADYTRRGTR; encoded by the coding sequence GTGGCACGGTTTCGGACATGGGTGGGCATCGCGCTGGCAGGGGCACTGTCGCTGTCCCTGGCCGGCTGCAGCAGCACGGGAGGCAAGCGCGCCGAGGACGCCCGCAAGGCCGCGTCGGCCCAGGGGAAGGCCGCGGTGAACACGCCCCGCTGGACCTTCGCCATGATCACCCACTCGGGTGACGGCGACACCTTCTGGGACATCGTCCAGAGCGGCGCCGAGCAGGCCGCCGTGAAGGACAACATCAACTTCCTGTACTCCCACGACGACGAGGCGCAGCAGCAGGCGCAGCTCGTGAACGCGGCCATCGACAAGAAGGTCGACGGGATCATCGTCACCCTCGCCAAGCCCGCCGCGATGAAGTCCGCCCTGGACCGCGCGCACAAGGCGGGCATCCCGGTGATCACCGTGAACTCCGGCTCGGCCGAGTCCAAGGAGTTCGGCGCCCTCACCCACGTCGGCCAGGACGAGACCATCGCCGGTGAGGCGGTTGGCGAGGAGTTGAACGAGCGGGGACGCGAGAAGGCGGTCTGCGTCCTGCACGAGCAGGGCAACGTCGGCCACGAGCAGCGCTGCGACGGACTGGAGAAGACCTTCGACGGCACGGTCCAGCGGCTCTACGTCAACGGCACGAGCATGCCGGACGTGCAGTCCGCCATCGAGGCCAAGCTCCAGACCGACAAGTCCCTCGACGCCGTCGTCACCCTCGGCGCGCCGTACGCCGCCACCGCCGTGAAGGCCAAGCAGAGCGCCGGCAGCGAGGCCGAGATCGACACCTTCGACCTCAACGCGAAGGTGGCCGCCGGGCTGGAGGACGGCTCCCTCGGCTTCGCCGTCGACCAGCAGCCCTACCTCCAGGGCTACGAGGCGGTCGACCTGCTGTGGCTGTACAAGTACAACGCCGACGTCCTCGGCGGCGGCCGGCCGGTGCTCACCGGGCCGCAGATCATCACCAAGGACGACGCCGCCGAGCTGGCCGACTACACCAGGCGGGGCACCCGATGA
- a CDS encoding 3-hydroxyacyl-CoA dehydrogenase NAD-binding domain-containing protein gives MTSSETTPPEPLSHEPISPGRTSPENVRRVACVGAGVIGGGWVAHFLARGYDVTAWDPAPDAGQKLRRLVDAAWPALTALGLAEGASADRLTVTGTLEEAVSDAEFVQESAPEKLDLKRDLLARLDAAAPPGVVIASSTSGYPMTDMQTAAADPSRLVVGHPFNPPYLIPLVEVVGGERTDATAVAWASRFYEVAGKSVITMADEVPGFIANRLQEALWREALHMVANGEATVRDIDLSITEGPGLRWAVMGPMLTFALAGGEGGMAHMLDHFGPSLKSPWTRLEAPELDKALYDAVVAGCDEAADGRSIADLVAARDRGVIEVLRATGRLGRAEDSR, from the coding sequence ATGACCTCATCCGAGACGACCCCGCCCGAACCGCTCTCGCACGAACCGATCTCGCCGGGGCGGACCTCGCCCGAGAACGTCCGCCGCGTCGCCTGCGTCGGCGCCGGAGTCATCGGCGGCGGCTGGGTCGCCCACTTCCTGGCGCGCGGCTACGACGTGACCGCCTGGGACCCGGCGCCCGACGCCGGGCAGAAGCTGCGCCGTCTGGTCGACGCGGCGTGGCCGGCGCTCACCGCGCTCGGCCTGGCCGAGGGAGCGTCGGCCGACCGGCTCACCGTGACCGGCACCCTCGAAGAGGCCGTCTCCGACGCCGAGTTCGTCCAGGAGAGCGCGCCCGAGAAGCTCGACCTCAAGCGCGACCTGCTGGCCCGCCTGGACGCGGCGGCACCGCCCGGCGTCGTCATCGCCTCCTCCACCTCCGGGTATCCGATGACCGACATGCAGACGGCGGCCGCGGACCCGTCGCGCCTGGTCGTCGGCCACCCGTTCAATCCGCCCTACCTCATACCGCTCGTCGAGGTCGTCGGCGGCGAGCGCACCGACGCGACCGCGGTCGCCTGGGCCTCCCGCTTCTACGAGGTCGCGGGCAAGTCCGTGATCACGATGGCCGACGAGGTACCGGGCTTCATCGCCAACCGCCTCCAGGAGGCCCTTTGGCGCGAGGCGCTGCACATGGTCGCCAACGGCGAGGCGACGGTCCGGGACATCGACCTGTCGATCACCGAGGGTCCCGGGCTGCGCTGGGCGGTGATGGGGCCGATGCTGACCTTCGCCCTCGCGGGCGGCGAAGGCGGCATGGCGCACATGCTCGACCACTTCGGCCCGTCCCTGAAGTCGCCGTGGACGCGCCTGGAGGCGCCGGAACTGGACAAGGCGCTGTACGACGCCGTGGTGGCGGGCTGCGACGAGGCGGCGGACGGCCGTTCCATCGCGGACCTGGTGGCCGCACGCGACCGGGGCGTCATAGAAGTGCTGCGCGCCACCGGCCGCCTGGGCCGCGCGGAGGACTCGCGATGA
- a CDS encoding ROK family glucokinase, whose protein sequence is MSTYRDFTAPIGSRRAPVLRTVGTRERRSHLTAPRVPTVGIDIGGTKVMAGVVDADGNILEKLRTETPDKSKSPKVVEDTIVELVLDLSDRHDVHAVGIGAAGWVDADRNRVLFAPHLSWRNEPLRDRIAGRLAVPVLVDNDANTAAWAEWRFGAGRGEDHLVMITLGTGIGGAILEDGQVKRGKYGVAGEFGHMQVVPGGHRCPCGNRGCWEQYSSGNALVREARELAAADSPVAYGIIEHVKGSIGDITGPLITDLAREGDAMCVELLQDIGQWLGVGIANLAAALDPSCFVVGGGVSAADDLLIGPARDAFKRQLTGRGYRPEAHIVRAQLGPEAGMVGAADLARLVARRFRRAKRRRVERYERYERYAEARRTARESL, encoded by the coding sequence ATGAGCACCTACCGCGACTTCACCGCCCCCATCGGCTCCCGCCGCGCCCCGGTCCTGCGCACCGTGGGCACCAGGGAACGCCGCTCGCACCTGACGGCACCCCGCGTGCCGACGGTCGGCATCGACATCGGCGGCACGAAGGTCATGGCGGGCGTCGTGGACGCCGACGGCAACATCCTGGAGAAGCTCCGCACGGAGACCCCGGACAAGTCCAAGAGCCCGAAGGTCGTCGAGGACACCATCGTCGAACTGGTCCTGGACCTCTCCGACCGGCACGACGTGCACGCCGTCGGCATCGGCGCGGCCGGCTGGGTCGACGCCGACCGCAACCGCGTCCTGTTCGCCCCCCACCTGTCCTGGCGCAACGAACCGCTGCGCGACCGCATCGCCGGCCGCCTCGCCGTCCCCGTCCTGGTGGACAACGACGCCAACACCGCCGCCTGGGCCGAGTGGCGCTTCGGCGCCGGGCGCGGCGAGGACCACCTCGTCATGATCACGCTCGGCACCGGCATCGGCGGCGCGATCCTCGAGGACGGCCAGGTCAAACGCGGCAAGTACGGCGTCGCCGGAGAGTTCGGCCACATGCAGGTCGTCCCCGGCGGCCACCGCTGCCCGTGCGGCAACCGCGGCTGCTGGGAGCAGTACAGCTCCGGCAACGCCCTGGTCAGGGAGGCCCGCGAGCTGGCCGCCGCCGACTCGCCGGTGGCGTACGGGATCATCGAGCACGTCAAGGGCAGCATCGGCGACATCACCGGCCCGCTGATCACCGACCTGGCCCGCGAGGGCGACGCCATGTGCGTCGAACTGCTCCAGGACATCGGACAGTGGCTCGGCGTCGGCATCGCGAACCTCGCCGCAGCCCTCGACCCGTCCTGCTTCGTCGTCGGCGGCGGGGTCAGCGCCGCCGACGACCTGCTGATCGGGCCCGCCCGCGACGCCTTCAAGCGCCAGCTCACCGGCCGCGGCTACCGCCCCGAGGCGCACATCGTCCGCGCCCAGCTCGGACCCGAGGCGGGCATGGTGGGCGCCGCCGACCTGGCCCGGCTGGTCGCCCGCCGGTTCCGCCGCGCCAAACGGCGCCGGGTGGAGCGCTACGAGCGCTACGAGCGGTATGCGGAGGCCCGCCGCACGGCCCGGGAGTCGCTGTGA
- a CDS encoding Gfo/Idh/MocA family protein — translation MRIGVIGTGRIGTVHANTLSRHRDVGSLILTDADLARAQDLAHRLGETAAPGVDEIFRWGVDAVVITTATPAHAELIGRAARSGLPVFCEKPIALDVPGTLQAIAEVEAAGTILQMGFQRRFDAGYTGAREAVRSGRLGRLHTVRAVTSDQAPPPAAYLPQSGGLYRDTLIHDFDVLRWVTGREVVDVYAGGSDAGPPMFRAADDVDTGAALLTLDDGTLATVTATRLNGAGYDVRMELAGELDQIVVGLDDRTPIASTEPTGPPAADKPWTGFVERFGPAYEAELAAFVEVVRGERVNPCDGREALRALLIAEACDVSRRERRPVRPAEVEAAASSVPG, via the coding sequence ATGCGCATCGGGGTCATCGGTACGGGCCGCATCGGCACCGTTCACGCCAACACGCTCAGCCGCCACCGGGACGTCGGGTCCCTGATCCTCACCGACGCCGACCTGGCGCGGGCCCAGGATCTGGCCCACCGGCTCGGCGAGACGGCGGCGCCCGGGGTGGACGAGATCTTCCGGTGGGGCGTGGACGCCGTGGTGATCACGACGGCGACGCCGGCCCACGCGGAGTTGATCGGCCGGGCGGCACGCTCGGGACTGCCCGTGTTCTGCGAGAAGCCCATCGCGCTCGACGTGCCGGGCACGCTCCAGGCGATCGCGGAGGTGGAGGCCGCCGGGACGATTCTGCAGATGGGCTTCCAGCGCCGGTTCGACGCCGGTTACACGGGCGCGCGGGAGGCGGTGCGGTCCGGGCGGCTCGGCCGGCTGCACACCGTCCGGGCGGTGACCAGCGACCAGGCGCCGCCGCCGGCCGCGTACCTGCCGCAGTCGGGCGGGCTCTACCGTGACACGCTCATCCACGACTTCGACGTGCTGCGCTGGGTGACCGGGCGGGAGGTCGTCGACGTGTACGCCGGCGGGTCCGACGCCGGTCCGCCGATGTTCCGGGCGGCCGACGACGTGGACACCGGTGCGGCGCTGCTGACGCTGGACGACGGCACGCTCGCCACGGTGACCGCGACGCGGTTGAACGGCGCGGGGTACGACGTGCGCATGGAGCTGGCCGGTGAGCTGGACCAGATCGTCGTCGGGCTGGACGACCGTACGCCGATCGCCTCGACGGAGCCGACCGGGCCGCCGGCCGCGGACAAGCCGTGGACCGGTTTCGTGGAGCGGTTCGGACCCGCCTACGAGGCGGAGCTGGCCGCGTTCGTGGAGGTGGTGCGCGGGGAGCGGGTCAACCCGTGCGACGGGCGCGAGGCGCTGCGGGCGCTGCTCATCGCCGAGGCCTGCGACGTCTCCCGGCGCGAGCGTCGGCCGGTGCGGCCGGCGGAGGTCGAGGCGGCCGCGTCCTCCGTGCCGGGGTGA